The Virgibacillus sp. SK37 region TTATCTATGATAACATAATTAATCCTATGAAAATAGTAAGATTTATTAAAAAGACTGTAATCTTTACTTTGCTGATTCCCGTAATTGAATTAAAAAAACCAGACACTTTTCAGTATCTGGCTTCCATTTTTCTTAAGCCCACCACATATCTACAGGCTTTTCTCTAATTAATATATTCTTTAAATTGCCAACCGCAGCCTGAAATCCTTCGTCTACTGACATCAGGGGGTCCTCATGCTCAATACTGACAACGTGATCATAACCATACGTTCTCAACGCGCTAATGATATTGGTCCATTCCTCAACACTATGACCATAACCAACTGAACGGAAGGTCCATGCGCGTGTCTGGACATTGGAATAGGCTTGCATATCCGTAAGTCCATACATGTTTACATTATCCCAATCAATATAGGTGTCTTTTGCGTGAAAATGGTGAATTGCATTTTCCTTACCTAGGATTTTTATAGCTGCTACTGGATCAATCCCCTGCCACCAAAGATGACTTGGATCTAAGTTTGCACCCACTGCATCATTTGTAGCCTCTCTTAATTTGAGCATCGTGTATGGTGTGTGAACTAAAAATCCAGCATGTAATTCGAGTCCTATTTTCACCCCATGATCCTTGGCAAACTGTCCCTGCTCCTTCCAATACGGAATTAATTTTTTCTCCCATTGCCATTCCAAGATGTCCGAATAAGCTGTAGGCCATGGTGTTACCGGCCAGTTTGGATACATCGAATTCTCATTCGAACCTGGCGTACCTGAGAACGTATTTACAATAGGAACATCCATCATTTCCGCAAGTTTAACTGTTTTTATAAAAACATCATGGGAAGCTTGAGCATGTTTTTTATTTGGCGATACTGGATTGTCATGGCAGCTAAATGCACTAATTGTAAGCCCTCTTGAGTGAATCTTTTCAAGATATTCCTTGCGCTTGTCTTCACTATTCAGTAGTTCGTCCATGTTACAATGTGCATTTCCCGGATTTCCGCCTGTACCTATTTCCACAGCATCAAGTCCAGCATTTTTTACACGATCCAGCATTTCTTCAAAGTTTTTGTCTTGAAATAAAACTGCAAATACTCCTAATTTCATCTTTCAGCCGCCTTTCCCCTATGAGAGTTTTACACTTGTTCCACTTTCACTACTTTGATAAATTGCCTCAATTATTTTTGAAACCTTCATTGCTTGTTCCGGCTTAACAACTAATTCACTTTCACCGAGACAGCTATTTACGAAGTTTTCTGCTTGCACTACTCCTGCCTTTTTTTCATTATGCTCGGCTTTTGCCGTTGTTTCCATCATGCTTCCTAGCTTCGGCTGATATAACTCGAATGGATACATATTTAAACCACCTTCTGCTCCGGAGACGCTGAGATGGATTTTATCTTCTTTAATATTAGCAGCCCAGGAACATTCAAATAGAACAGATATGTCATTTTCAAAGGTAATATATGCGGACACATGATCATCTACTTCAAATGTCTGATAATTAAAGGACCCCCAATCATTTATTTGGATGGGTGATTTACTCAAACGATTATATGTTTTTCCGATTACCTCTACCGGCTCAGGATCTCCTAGTAACCACATAGATAGATCAAGTAAATGGCAGCCGAAGTCTATCAAACTCCCCCCGCCTTGCAATTCTTTATTTGTGAAAACTCCCCACCCAGGAACTTTTCTTCTTCTTAAAGCTTGGACTCTCGTGACAAGCGGATCACCTATTTGATTTTCCATTACTGCTCTTTTGGCTATCTGACTAACCTCCGTGTAACGATAATGATAGCCTATCGACAATAACTTCCCAGCTTTTTGAGAAGCTTCGATCATTCTTTCACACTCTTCCGTAGTGATGGCCATTGGCTTTTCACAGAAAACGTGAACACCAGCATTCAAGGCTGCTATAGAAATTTCAGCATGGAATTTGTTAGGCGTGCAGATTGTTACTGCATCTACTACCGCAAATAATTCATGGTAGTTGGAAAATACATGCGGTATATTATACTTTTTCGCAACCTCATCTGCTCTTTCCTCGTTCATATCATTTACTGCCATCAAGGTTACTTTGTCTTGTAGTTGCAAAAATGCTGGAATATGCCTTTCTTGAGCAATGCCACCGACTCCAATAATACCCATACGTAATTTTGTCATTATTTACCCTCTCACATTGCTGATTTTATTTAACTCACTTGATTCTATTGCACTTAGAATTATTTCTAATGATTTCTTCCCTTCTTCTCCAGTAACCAGTGGTTCTTTATCCTCAAGAATACTTTGCACAAAATGATCAATGACATGTGTGGTAGTCTGTCCGCCAGATTCATTTGTTTGAATTTCACCGAGCTTATAATTAACTGCATCACCGTTTTTATATTGCATTACTAAGGAATACGTCGGGTCATCTTCCAGCCGTAAGATGGCATCTTCTCCGTAAATAATTGTCGAGTTATCCTCCCTGGCGTTGTATGCCCAGCTTGCCACTAATGTACCTATGACTCCACTTTCCGATTTCAGAATACAAACCGCATTGTCATCAACATCTGTATCCCCTTTTGCACTTGTTTCAACAAATGCTGCAACATTCGTAATTTCCTCGCCGAGAAGGTAACGTATTAAGTCGGCTTTATGTACACCAAGATCACCCATAGCGCCAATAAATGCTTTATCCTTCTCAAAGAACCAGCTTTCTCTCCCGTCAGCACTCCATCTTTCTGGTCCGCCATGTCCAAACGTGGTTCGGAAGCTATAAACTTTTCCGATTTCTCCACTTGCAATTAATTCTTTTGCCTTTTGGTGGGAAGGAACAAAACGCTGATTATGAGCGATCATCAATTTCCGATTATGTTCTTTAGCAGCCTTAATCATGTTTTCTGCTTCCTCACATGATGTAGCCATTGGTTTTTCGCAGAGAACATGCTTTTTGGCATTCAAAGCAGCAATGGATACTGGAGCATGCAAATAATTTGGTAAACAAATACTCACGGCATCCACATCTTCATTTTGTAAAAGTTCTTCATAGTCTGTATAAGCTTTTGCATGGTATCGTTCAGCCATTTCATCTGCTCTTACTCTCACGATATCGCAAACTGCAGTTATTACCACTTCAGGGTTTGCCTTATATTCGATGAGATGCCTATGTTTTGCGATACTTCCACAACCAATTACCGCCACTTTCAATTTTCCCATTTTTCTCACCTCTATTTATCTAATTTTTCTAACGGTTGTTGATTTCCATAAGAATGTCTTGGTGTATTCGTATTTGCAGCCCATTTAACACCATTTGTTATTACTTTCTGAATCTCCTTGTTATGATAGGTTGGATAGGACTCATGACCAGGTCGAAAATAAAAAATTTTACCACGCCCTCGTTTAAATGTGGCTCCACTGCGAAATACCTCGCCTCCTTCAAACCAGCTAACGAACACTAATTCATCAGGTGCCGGGATATCAAAGTGCTCTCCATACATTTCTTCCTTTTCAAGTTCAATATACTCGCCAAGTCCTTCTGTAATCGGATGGGTTGGGTCAACTACCCACAAACGTTCCTTTTCATCCGCCTCACGCCATTTCAGATCACACGTAGTTCCCATTAATTTTTTAAATACCTTGGAAAAGTGGCCTGAGTGTAAGACAATTAGCCCCATACCCTCGAGGACACACTGCTTCACTCGTTCGGCAATTTCCTCACTCACTTTTTCATGCATCTTATGTCCCCACCAAATTAGTACATCCGTTTCAGATAACACTTCTTCAGTTAGCCCATGCTCCGCTTCGTCAAGTGTTGCTGTTTGTGTCTCATACCCTGCTTCTTGAAGAAAAGAAGCAATCGTTTGATGGATGCCATTAGGATAAATGGATGCGACATTAGAATTTTCCTTTTCATGACGGTATTCATTCCAAACAGTTACTCTCAATTATTTCACTCCTCATCTGTTTTAATAAATACTTTCTTATTTACCTAACCTACAATTCTTATTTCAAGAACATAACCTTAGTTACTACATATATAAGCTGAGAGCATCACATGTTAATCAAAATACACAGCTTTCCCCATTTTTGCTGATTCATAGATTGCCTCCAATATTTGGGTGACAACCAGTGCTTCTTCCGCCTTCACCACCGGCTCTGAATTATTCAGAATACTTTCAATCCACGTGCGCATTTCAAGGTCTTCAGAGCTTTCTGTTTTACCTTCAAAAAACGCAACACTTCCCGGGTCCAATTCAACATTTGTCGTATATAATTTACCAAAGTCCTCTCCATGGATACGAAGACCATCCATCATATCTGCTCCCCCCTCTGTACCGCTTAGGGAGCATTTACCTTCGCCTACATCCAATGTATTCAATGCCCAACTGGATTCAAGGATTACAGTAGCTTCATTTTGCATCTTAATAAATCCGAATGCAGAATCCTCCACCTGAAATGCTTCTGGATCCCAGGGACCAAAAGCGTTAGCAGCTTCTTTCTTTTTGCCAAGCTTATGAAAAACAGATCCCATTACAACTTGCGGACTGTAGTTATCCATCATCCATAGTGTTAAATCAAGCGCATGTGAACCTATATCAATTAGCGGACCGCCGCCTTGTTTTTCATCATCAAGAAACACCCCCCATGTCGGGACCGCTCTTCTCCTAATCGCGTGAGCCTTAGCATAATAAATTTCTCCAAGATCCCCGCGTTGGACTGCTTTATGCAAATACTGGCTGTCAGCACGAAACCGATTGTTATAGCCAATAGACAGTTTTTTCTTCGTTTTCTCAGCAACAGCTAGCATTCTTTTAGCCTCTTCGGACGTCTTTGCCATTGGCTTTTCACACATCACATGCTTACCTGCTTCTAATGCTGCGATCGTAATTTCCGCATGAGATGCATTCGGGGTACAGACGTGGACAACATCAATCGTTGTATCTTTCAACATTTCTCTGTAGTCACCATAAATTTTAGCATCGGCAGTTCCAAATTCCCTTGCAGCTGTCTTCGCTTTTTCGGTATTTCGATTGCAAAAGGCGATAATGTCTACTAAATCTAACTTTTGAAGACCTGGCAGATGTTTTTTTGTGGCGATGGCTCCACAACCAATGATTCCAACCTTCAATTTTTGCGTCATATATACACCAACCTTATTTTCTTTCTATAAAAAGAGCAGTATATTTTATTAAAGATTTATTCACTTCAATTAAATTACTATTGTACTAAAGTTCTTCAATATCACCATTATTCCTTCACAGATCCGGAGGTTAGACCGGAAACAATTCTTTTTTGGAAAAACAGTACCAATATTACAATGGGAATTGTCACGATAACAGTTGCAGCAGAAATGTCGCCCCAAGGAATGGAATATTGACTTTGGTACATGGAAATCCCTACAGGAACTGTTCTCCACATATCATCACTATTAATCGTCAGTGCAAATAAATATTCATTCCAAGCTGCTATAAACACCAGAATCCCTGTCGTAAAAACCCCTGGAGCTGCTAATGGAAATATTATTTTTCGGAATGTTTGAAATGGGCTTGCACCATCCAATTTGGCAGACTCTTCAAGTTCAAAAGGAATTTTTTTAAAGAAAGTAGACAGGATCCATATTGCAAGTGGAAGACTTATAGTTATATATGGAATCACGAGTCCAAGGTAACTATTGCGCAATCCTAGTCCTGTAACCAAATTGAACATGGGAGAGATAATGGCAATCTGCGGGAACATAGACGCAGCAAGCACAAGCCCCAATATCAAACCTTTCCCTTTAATCGGCAGCCTCGTAACCGCATAGGCAGTAAAGGCTGCAAACGCCAGAGATAAAACAGTAGTTAAGGCAGATACTACAAAACTATTGATCATATAACGTACTAATGGTCTGTTCGTTAATGCTGCTTCATAAGAATTGAGTGATGGATCACTCGTAAACCAATTGAAAGAAGAGAATATTTCTCTCGGTGGTTTAATTGAAGTCAAAAATACCCAAATAAAAGGAAACATCACAAGGAAAACAAATATAATCAAAAATAGATAAAAACCAATCCCGCCACGCTTATTCATTTATACCCCTCCTCATTTCGTACGACCTTCAAATAAATCGGAACCGATCAGCTTTACATAAACCAAACTAATAATCGCTACACTAATAAATACAATGACAGAAAGGACGGAGCCTTCACCGAAATTCTGTTGGGCGAATAGCGTCTTATAAGCATATACAGAAATGGACTCTGTAGCATTAGCCGGGCCGCCTCCAGTCAATACATAAATGAGGTCAAATACTCTAAATGCGTCCAAGGTTCTAAAGAGCAATGCAACTAAAATAGATGATTTTAAAAGCGGAAGTGTAATTCGCCAGAACTGATGAATTTTATTAGCGCCATCCACACTTGATGCTTCATATAATGACTGTGGTATTGTCTGCAAACCTGCTAAAAGTAACAAGGCCATATATGGAGTTGTTTTCCATACGTCCGCTAGAATAATAGAAAACATTCCGCCATCCGAAGTTGTCAGAAGCCATGAGGCTCCCGGAATTAGATGTAATACTTCCAAATAATGTGCAACTATTCCCGATTGACCATCATATAAGAATCCCCACATCATAGCAGCTACTGCTGTCGGAATAGCCCATGGAATTAATACAGATGCTCGGATAATTCCTCTGCCTTTAAACGCCCGATTAATGAGGAGGGCAATTGCAAGTCCAAGAACAAGCTCAAATGCCACGGATATAACAGTAAAAAAAGCAGTATTCCCCATCGCCTTCCACATTCGTTGATCTTTTAAATATTTACCGTAATTACTCAAACCAATAAAGTTTGATTTTAAAATATTCCCAGCAGTTGATGCCAATAAATCGGATGATTGCTGAAGCTGTTGGGACAGCTGTTCATTCGTACTTGATTCAGCAATATCCTTCAATGTTGCCGAATGAGATGTTAGTGCTTCCCGATACGATACAGCAAAATCATTTTCAAGCTCGGAATATTTTAATTCCGAATCCTTTACCGGAGTATAATTCATTAACATTTCATCAATTTTTTCTACTTTATTTCTCATTTCTTCATCACTGATCAGCTTAGAATGGTAGCTTTCGATATCCTGTTGTATTTTGTTAATCGTGTCCGTCGTTTCTTTACTGTCTGCATTGTTTGCCAAACTTTCAAGCTGATCGCCTATGTAAAAGTAGTTATCCACATACCTTTCTAAATCTATTGTTGCACGGAGCATAAGCTGTGATCGAGTCGGATCGTTCAGCCTATAGTCAAATAAACTGTTATAAAAGGATTGCGCTACAGGCCAAAGAACAACCACAATGACCAGAAGTAGCGATGGAAGGACCATGGCATAGCCGAGTTGTTTTTCACTCAATTGAAATTTTTGCTTTTTATTATTTTTCATTCTAAGCCTCCTCAGAAATAAGGCAAGATTACCTTATTAAAAGAATAGCAAGATGAGTTTATCGCCCATCTTGCTATTTTCTTCTTCGCCATACTATTCTGCCATTGCCGCTTCAATTTTCGACTGCATATTCTTCGCAGCTTCCTCTGAAGTTTGGTCTCCTGTAAGAACCTTGGAGATTTCAATTTGCATTATATCCGAAACTTCTGGATAAATAGGTGACACTGGTCTAGGAACTGCCGATTCCAACACTTCTCTGAATTCAGGATTTGCAAAAAGAGAACTAACGTCTTGAACTTCCGGGTCATCATACAATGCTTTTAACGTTGGTGCTCTGGAACCTTCCACAGCACTGATTTTTTGCCCTTCAGGTCCAGAAATAAATTTCAAGAACTCCCATGCTTCTTCCGGATGCTCCGTGTATCTGTTGATCATCGTCATCCATCCACCAAGTGCTGCTGCAGTACCCTCATCACCAACAGGAAGCCTAGCCATTTCAACGTTATCTACAATTTCTGACCTCTCTTCATCATTTGAAGAGGACATCATATATGGCCAATTTCTTGCAAATACTGCATTTCCTTCAATCCATGCATTTTCTGTTTCTGTTTCCATAAAATTAAGTATGTTTTCCGGTACAAAATCAGATGTTACAATTTCCTTCATTTTATCCAGAGCTTTTACTGTTTCAGGGCTATCAACTACGACATTATTATTTTCATCGACAACCTCTCCACCATAGGAAGCAATAAATTCTATAGCATTTGTAATTAAGCCCTCATACTGTGCAGCCTGCATAAGGTAACCATGTTTAGTGCCTGCTTCACCTTTTAATTCTCCTGCCATTTCAATTAATTCATCCCAGGTTTTTGGTGGCTCTTCTACAATGTCAGTCCGATAATAAAATACACCGGCATCTGTGAATTGTGGCATTGCCCATTGCTTCCCATTAAAATTAGCAGCTGCTACCGTGCCTGGAAAATAATCTTCCATGTTTATGCCATCTTTTTCAATAAAACGATCCAATTCAAGCACATAGTTTGCTTGAGCAAATTCAGCTGGCCAGATTACGTCAGCGTTAAAGACGTCTATCTCCGTACTCTGGGAACTTAAAGCGGTTACATATTGATCATGAGATTGACCAGTATCTGCTGGCATTTCGCGTTGTTCTACTTTGATATTAGGATGTTTCTCTTCAAAAGCCTTTATAACTGCATCAGTCGCTGGTGTCGTATCAACTCCACGAGCATACACAATGGTAACCGGTTCTGCTTTACTATCTTCTGACGCTCCTTCTTCTTTGCTACTTGTTGAGTCAGAATTCTCAGGGTTGTCTTGTTCTGTTGATCCTGTTCCACTGCAGGCTACGATAAACATTGCCAGCGTGATTAACAATAGATTAACTATTGCCAACTTCCAAATTTTCATTGTTAAGCCCCCTTTTAAGATATCAACCTCAATATTTAATAGAATTTTTTAATAATTGAAATCGATTACATTTGATTTCATTATACGATACATTTCTATGATGTCAATATATTTTTCATAATCTTTTTATTATTGTTTATCCTTGTGTGCGGTAGTGGGAAGTAAAAGTTTGAGTGAGGGGGATTAAGAGGAGAGATCAAAAACTAAATTTATCGATCAAGGATACTCTTCCTCCTTAAAACTATTTAGGCTACAGGCTAACTCCGTAAAAATCCTCCCTCGGAATGAATAATTTGTCCTGTAATCCACTCCGCTTCCTCGCTTGCAAGAAAAGCTATTAGGCGTGCTGCATCCTTTGGCATTCCTATACGCCCCTTCTTAAACTTCGGCAATAGTTCTTTTTTTAATTCCTCTGTCATCCAGCCTGTATCTGTTGGGCCAGGATTAACTGCATTAACGGTAATTCCTAATGAAGCCAGCTCTGCGGATAATGAAGAGGTAAATGCGGATATGGCTCCTTTTGTAGCACCATATGCCAATTCCCCAACCATAGGGCCCAAGTTTTGGCCGGAAGTTATATTAATAATTCTGCCGGAAGTAAACATTGACGCTTCAAAACGTCTTGCAAATTCAACGCTAAGCATCATTGGTGCCCTCATGTTCACGGTATAATGGTCGTCCAACATATCGTCATCAAGTCTTTTATAGCCATCTACTACAGAATGCGCAGCATTATTAATTAGTACGGTAGGCATCCCTAACGCGCCTTCTACTCCATCAAGCACTTGAGTAGACGCATCTGGTTGACGAAAATCAACTTCGATATAATCACATGCCACACCTAAATCCTGAATTTCTTTTTGGAAAATTTCAAGCCACTTATCCTTCGCCTCCCAGCAGGTAAAAAATATATCATAACCCGCCTTCGCCAATTCAAGGCAAACAGCTGCTCCAATTCCATTTGCATGACTAACACCTGTAATGACTGCGACTCGACCAGATCTATTAGTAATAAGAACACCCCATTTCTTAAATTTAAGTTGACTCTCGAATGACTAATTCATGATCCAGAATTAAGCTTTCCACTTCTTTCCCGCTAATTTTATCAATAATCATGTTTGCTGAGATGCAGCCCATTTTGTACATCGGTTGGGCAATTGTTGTTAATGTGGGATGGGTCATATTTGAGAAGCTAATTTTATCAAAACCAATAACCGCGATATCTTCTGGAACATGTAAACCAGCAGAATTAATCTCTTTTAGTGCACCAATAGCCAGAATATCAGATACAGCAAAAACAGCATTCGGGCGTTCACTTTCATTTAAAAGTGAACGCATCGCTTGCTGTCCACTTTCAAACTGAAGATTGTCAAGCTTACGAACCCACCTTGATTCAATCGGCAAATCAAATTCCCGCATCGCTTTCTCGTAACCTCTCCTCCGCTCACGAGCATATAAGAACTTTTCTTCTGTATTAATAAGCGCAACTTTCTTCTTCCCTATTTTTATTAAGTGTTTCACAGCTTGATATGCTGCGAGCTCATTATCAATTGACACATAAGGAATTTCACCCTCTTCGTCAAATTCGCTACACTGTATAATAGGGTGTTGACTGGCAAGGTTATACAGATTTTTACGATTGACTGTCGGATCCATTAATATAATACCGTCAGCTAACCGGTTACGGACCATATTAAAATAAATAGCCTCCCTCTCCGGATTAGAATCTGTTTGACAAAGAAGGATGTTATACCCCTTATCAATCGCCGTATCTTCAATTCCGTTAATGATCTCCGTATAATACGGGTTCGCAATATTAGGAAGCAAAACAAGAAGCAGTCTGCTCTCCGAATTACGTAGATTGCGCCCGAGAACACTTGGTTCATAATTGAGTTCCTTAATCGCTTCATCTACTCTATTTCTTGTCTTTTCCTTGACTGAATTTCTATTATTTAGCACTCTTGAAACAGTTGCAGCAGACACACCTGCTCTTTTTGCAACTTCTTGGATTGTGGCCATAGAATCACCTGACTTTTCATGAAATCGATTACATTTATGTTATATTTAGGAGAAGATATTGTCAAGATTATTGTGGGAAATTTCTTACTGTTTTGAAGTGAGGAATAAAATCAGACTAAAATTGTGGATGAAAGTAGCAAGGTCTCAACAGACATTTAACTGCTTAGTTTTGGTAATGAAATATAACCACCATAATTTAAGATATTGTTAAGTTTAAATTCTATGCTTCAATTAGTCAGCTAAAAAATGTCCCATGCTAAATTACTTTAATATAAGTTTTAATAGATAGATTTTTATCATTCTTCTGCTTCT contains the following coding sequences:
- a CDS encoding carbohydrate ABC transporter permease; translated protein: MKNNKKQKFQLSEKQLGYAMVLPSLLLVIVVVLWPVAQSFYNSLFDYRLNDPTRSQLMLRATIDLERYVDNYFYIGDQLESLANNADSKETTDTINKIQQDIESYHSKLISDEEMRNKVEKIDEMLMNYTPVKDSELKYSELENDFAVSYREALTSHSATLKDIAESSTNEQLSQQLQQSSDLLASTAGNILKSNFIGLSNYGKYLKDQRMWKAMGNTAFFTVISVAFELVLGLAIALLINRAFKGRGIIRASVLIPWAIPTAVAAMMWGFLYDGQSGIVAHYLEVLHLIPGASWLLTTSDGGMFSIILADVWKTTPYMALLLLAGLQTIPQSLYEASSVDGANKIHQFWRITLPLLKSSILVALLFRTLDAFRVFDLIYVLTGGGPANATESISVYAYKTLFAQQNFGEGSVLSVIVFISVAIISLVYVKLIGSDLFEGRTK
- a CDS encoding carbohydrate ABC transporter permease → MNKRGGIGFYLFLIIFVFLVMFPFIWVFLTSIKPPREIFSSFNWFTSDPSLNSYEAALTNRPLVRYMINSFVVSALTTVLSLAFAAFTAYAVTRLPIKGKGLILGLVLAASMFPQIAIISPMFNLVTGLGLRNSYLGLVIPYITISLPLAIWILSTFFKKIPFELEESAKLDGASPFQTFRKIIFPLAAPGVFTTGILVFIAAWNEYLFALTINSDDMWRTVPVGISMYQSQYSIPWGDISAATVIVTIPIVILVLFFQKRIVSGLTSGSVKE
- a CDS encoding ThuA domain-containing protein, with protein sequence MRVTVWNEYRHEKENSNVASIYPNGIHQTIASFLQEAGYETQTATLDEAEHGLTEEVLSETDVLIWWGHKMHEKVSEEIAERVKQCVLEGMGLIVLHSGHFSKVFKKLMGTTCDLKWREADEKERLWVVDPTHPITEGLGEYIELEKEEMYGEHFDIPAPDELVFVSWFEGGEVFRSGATFKRGRGKIFYFRPGHESYPTYHNKEIQKVITNGVKWAANTNTPRHSYGNQQPLEKLDK
- a CDS encoding SDR family oxidoreductase; translated protein: MTNRSGRVAVITGVSHANGIGAAVCLELAKAGYDIFFTCWEAKDKWLEIFQKEIQDLGVACDYIEVDFRQPDASTQVLDGVEGALGMPTVLINNAAHSVVDGYKRLDDDMLDDHYTVNMRAPMMLSVEFARRFEASMFTSGRIINITSGQNLGPMVGELAYGATKGAISAFTSSLSAELASLGITVNAVNPGPTDTGWMTEELKKELLPKFKKGRIGMPKDAARLIAFLASEEAEWITGQIIHSEGGFLRS
- a CDS encoding LacI family DNA-binding transcriptional regulator; translated protein: MATIQEVAKRAGVSAATVSRVLNNRNSVKEKTRNRVDEAIKELNYEPSVLGRNLRNSESRLLLVLLPNIANPYYTEIINGIEDTAIDKGYNILLCQTDSNPEREAIYFNMVRNRLADGIILMDPTVNRKNLYNLASQHPIIQCSEFDEEGEIPYVSIDNELAAYQAVKHLIKIGKKKVALINTEEKFLYARERRRGYEKAMREFDLPIESRWVRKLDNLQFESGQQAMRSLLNESERPNAVFAVSDILAIGALKEINSAGLHVPEDIAVIGFDKISFSNMTHPTLTTIAQPMYKMGCISANMIIDKISGKEVESLILDHELVIREST
- a CDS encoding sugar phosphate isomerase/epimerase, producing the protein MKLGVFAVLFQDKNFEEMLDRVKNAGLDAVEIGTGGNPGNAHCNMDELLNSEDKRKEYLEKIHSRGLTISAFSCHDNPVSPNKKHAQASHDVFIKTVKLAEMMDVPIVNTFSGTPGSNENSMYPNWPVTPWPTAYSDILEWQWEKKLIPYWKEQGQFAKDHGVKIGLELHAGFLVHTPYTMLKLREATNDAVGANLDPSHLWWQGIDPVAAIKILGKENAIHHFHAKDTYIDWDNVNMYGLTDMQAYSNVQTRAWTFRSVGYGHSVEEWTNIISALRTYGYDHVVSIEHEDPLMSVDEGFQAAVGNLKNILIREKPVDMWWA
- a CDS encoding Gfo/Idh/MocA family protein, coding for MTQKLKVGIIGCGAIATKKHLPGLQKLDLVDIIAFCNRNTEKAKTAAREFGTADAKIYGDYREMLKDTTIDVVHVCTPNASHAEITIAALEAGKHVMCEKPMAKTSEEAKRMLAVAEKTKKKLSIGYNNRFRADSQYLHKAVQRGDLGEIYYAKAHAIRRRAVPTWGVFLDDEKQGGGPLIDIGSHALDLTLWMMDNYSPQVVMGSVFHKLGKKKEAANAFGPWDPEAFQVEDSAFGFIKMQNEATVILESSWALNTLDVGEGKCSLSGTEGGADMMDGLRIHGEDFGKLYTTNVELDPGSVAFFEGKTESSEDLEMRTWIESILNNSEPVVKAEEALVVTQILEAIYESAKMGKAVYFD
- a CDS encoding Gfo/Idh/MocA family protein, with amino-acid sequence MTKLRMGIIGVGGIAQERHIPAFLQLQDKVTLMAVNDMNEERADEVAKKYNIPHVFSNYHELFAVVDAVTICTPNKFHAEISIAALNAGVHVFCEKPMAITTEECERMIEASQKAGKLLSIGYHYRYTEVSQIAKRAVMENQIGDPLVTRVQALRRRKVPGWGVFTNKELQGGGSLIDFGCHLLDLSMWLLGDPEPVEVIGKTYNRLSKSPIQINDWGSFNYQTFEVDDHVSAYITFENDISVLFECSWAANIKEDKIHLSVSGAEGGLNMYPFELYQPKLGSMMETTAKAEHNEKKAGVVQAENFVNSCLGESELVVKPEQAMKVSKIIEAIYQSSESGTSVKLS
- a CDS encoding Gfo/Idh/MocA family protein — encoded protein: MGKLKVAVIGCGSIAKHRHLIEYKANPEVVITAVCDIVRVRADEMAERYHAKAYTDYEELLQNEDVDAVSICLPNYLHAPVSIAALNAKKHVLCEKPMATSCEEAENMIKAAKEHNRKLMIAHNQRFVPSHQKAKELIASGEIGKVYSFRTTFGHGGPERWSADGRESWFFEKDKAFIGAMGDLGVHKADLIRYLLGEEITNVAAFVETSAKGDTDVDDNAVCILKSESGVIGTLVASWAYNAREDNSTIIYGEDAILRLEDDPTYSLVMQYKNGDAVNYKLGEIQTNESGGQTTTHVIDHFVQSILEDKEPLVTGEEGKKSLEIILSAIESSELNKISNVRG
- a CDS encoding ABC transporter substrate-binding protein, producing the protein MKIWKLAIVNLLLITLAMFIVACSGTGSTEQDNPENSDSTSSKEEGASEDSKAEPVTIVYARGVDTTPATDAVIKAFEEKHPNIKVEQREMPADTGQSHDQYVTALSSQSTEIDVFNADVIWPAEFAQANYVLELDRFIEKDGINMEDYFPGTVAAANFNGKQWAMPQFTDAGVFYYRTDIVEEPPKTWDELIEMAGELKGEAGTKHGYLMQAAQYEGLITNAIEFIASYGGEVVDENNNVVVDSPETVKALDKMKEIVTSDFVPENILNFMETETENAWIEGNAVFARNWPYMMSSSNDEERSEIVDNVEMARLPVGDEGTAAALGGWMTMINRYTEHPEEAWEFLKFISGPEGQKISAVEGSRAPTLKALYDDPEVQDVSSLFANPEFREVLESAVPRPVSPIYPEVSDIMQIEISKVLTGDQTSEEAAKNMQSKIEAAMAE